The genome window TGAGACTTGTCGGTTCAGCAATACGAAACCGACCGCGCGACTTCCCGACCGCTCGGCTATCAAGCTTCTCAACTAATCGTAAATGTGATGAGTGTTTCATCACTTCAAATTCCATTCCTTAAACTCAATGCTAAAGCTCCTGAGATTGAAGCTTTAGCTAATTATTCCTAGTAGTTATGATGCAGACTCTCTGCAATGGTGCCTTAAGAATCGACTAGTTTAAGTTAAATCAACAGACTTAAGCTTTTTATCTATTTCTTTCAGTAACTTAGCGATCACTTCGTCATACGGAAACTGGCCAATCAATTCTGGGCCGCGCTTAAGATTTACAAACTTTGGCCCACACCAAAGCCCAAAGTCCGCCTCATCCGTTTCTCCAGGACCATTTACGCGACAGCCCATCACTGCAATTGTTAGTTGCTGGTCTTGCAGCGACTCAGTCAGTCGCTTTACTTCCATCGCCAGTTTTACAAAGGCTCCATTTTCAACCCGCGAACAAGAAGGGCAAGAAATCACATTGAGCTTGCCTTCCAAGAATTTGGGCACGGAGCGAAAGCGGCCCGCTTGAATGTCTTGCAAAATCTCCCGCGCAACTTCAATTTCCTGATTCTTTTCTGCATCGGGCAAAGTTAAAGAAACGCGCACCGTATCGCCGATGCCCTGCGGGATCAGCTGTTCAAAAGCAATCCGTGTTTTAATCGCCCCATCAGGTAAAAGCCCAGCCTCAGTAACGCCTAAATGCAGTGGCACCTCAGGACGTTTTGCCGCAAAACGCCGATTAATTTCAACGACAGCATTCGGATTGGAACTTTTAAGTGAGACAACAAAGCGCTTGAAGCCCAAATTTTCAAGCAAATTACAATGCTCTTCTGCTGAACGCACTGCCACATCGATTGAATCCTCGGTGCTACTTTTAAGCTCAGGATCAAGTGAGCCGAAATTTACTCCAATGCGAATCGCGCAATCATGTGTGCCGGCGACATCAGCTAAAAATTTTACTTTCTCACTAACTGCAACGCCTTTTTGATGATGGTGTAAATGCCCCGGGTTATAGCGAATTTTTTGCACAAACGGTGCTACTTCTTTGGCAAGTTGGTAGCTTTCCTGCAAGTCGACAACGAGATTTGCCGCTGTCTCTTGGCGAATTTGTTCGAGCGCTTTTACGTCGTTACGACTATCAATTGCGATGCGTATGATATCAGCTCCACTACTCTCGAGTAGGCGTATTTGACCTAAGGTAGCTGGAATGTTTGTTGTTTTCGTCGCGCACATACTTTGCACGGCGATACGGTTAGGGCCACCAAGGGTGATTGATCCAACCTTAACTTCGCGGGTTTTTCGTGGTGTTACTGCTTGAATTGACAT of bacterium contains these proteins:
- the ispG gene encoding (E)-4-hydroxy-3-methylbut-2-enyl-diphosphate synthase, with the translated sequence MSIQAVTPRKTREVKVGSITLGGPNRIAVQSMCATKTTNIPATLGQIRLLESSGADIIRIAIDSRNDVKALEQIRQETAANLVVDLQESYQLAKEVAPFVQKIRYNPGHLHHHQKGVAVSEKVKFLADVAGTHDCAIRIGVNFGSLDPELKSSTEDSIDVAVRSAEEHCNLLENLGFKRFVVSLKSSNPNAVVEINRRFAAKRPEVPLHLGVTEAGLLPDGAIKTRIAFEQLIPQGIGDTVRVSLTLPDAEKNQEIEVAREILQDIQAGRFRSVPKFLEGKLNVISCPSCSRVENGAFVKLAMEVKRLTESLQDQQLTIAVMGCRVNGPGETDEADFGLWCGPKFVNLKRGPELIGQFPYDEVIAKLLKEIDKKLKSVDLT